Sequence from the Rhizobium sp. TH2 genome:
GCCCTGCAGCTTGCACCTGTTTATGACACATCGCACGAAGCAGAGCCCTTCTTGCGCCAAGCCATAAAGCTCGATCCGGAGTTCGCTGCGGCCCACGCCATGCTCAGCGTTGTGCAGTCAATCAAGTTCTTCTGGGTCTTCTACAATCCCGGACTTTTCCAGCCAGCGCTGGAGATCGCAAGAACAGCATTGCAGCTCGATCCCGACGAGGCGTACGGGCATCTCGCGACGGGCCTTGCACTTTTGTACTTACGCCAATTCAGGCAATCCGAGCTCAGTCTCGACCGGGCCCTCTCGCTCAATCCAAACGACCCGTTCATACTCACCGTCCACGCTCTTCTGCTCAATTTCACGAACAGACCGGATGAAGCGCTCGAAGAAATAACCGAGGCTCAGCGCCGCGATCCATACGCCGTGGGTTGGTATGAGGATTTTTGCGGCATCATATTGACGACGGCTGGACGATATCGCGAGGCAATAGCCTCCTATGGGAAAATGGCGACTGTACCATCGTGGTCGCTCGCTCGTCTTGTCGTCTGCCATGCGGAACTGGGCGAAATCGAACCCGCGCGGGACGCGCTGGCCAAACTCAAGGCACTCTGGCCCGAACGAAGCGTGGACGAGATCGTCGTGTCTGAAGTCGATTACTATGAGGATCCCGATGTGTGCAGCCGCTATCGCGCGATCCTGCGGCGCATTGACGGGCTGGAATAGGCTTCGCCCGGACCGTGGGCGTGACGAGCCCCAGAATGAAAAGAGCGGGCGATATGCCCGCTCTGTGAGCTCTCGGCCATGATTGAGCTTACGCGAAATCCGCCAGCCCGCTGCCCCACGGGCCGTGATGCTTCTCCACGCCATCGACGCGGTCGAAACCATGCGCGCCAAAGAAGTCGCGCTGGGCCTGGATCAGGTTCGCCGTGCCGCGTCCCCGGCGATAGCTGTCGAAATAGCCGAGTGCCGAGGCAAGTGCCGGCACCGCGAGCCCGTTGAGTGCCGCCGTCGAGACGACACGGCGGAGCGCACCGTCTGTCTCCTTCACCAGCGCCGCGAACGCCGGCGTGATGACGAGGTTGTCGGCATCCGGCATGGCGCGGAAGGCCGAGGTGATGTCGTCGAGGAACTGCGAGCGGATAATGCAGCCGGCGCGCCAGATCTGCGCAATCGTGGGCATCGGCAGCGACCAGCCGAATTCCTTGGAAGCCTCGCTCATCACGGCGAAGCCCTGCGCATACGCGCCGATCTTGCCGGCCAGCAGTGCCAGTTCGAGATCGGCGATCAGCTGGTTGCGGTCGATGGATTTGATCTGCTCGGCACTCGGCAGGCCAAGAACCGTCTCGGCATGCTCGCGCTGCTTCTTGAACGACGACAGGCTGCGGGCGGCGACAGCGGCTTCGATGCCGGTGGCCGGCACGCCCATGTTCTGCGCCTCGATCGCCGACCACTTGCCGGTGCCCTTCTGGCCCGCCTTGTCGACGATCATGTCGACCATCGGCTTGCCAGTGATCGGATCGTTCTTGCTGAGCACAAGTTCCGAGATCTCGATGAGATAGGATTCGAGCCGGCCCTTGTTCCACTTGCCGAAAATATCGGAGCATTCCTTGGCGGAGAGGCCGAGGCCGTCTCGCAGGATGCCGTAAATCTCGGCGATCATCTGCATGTCGGCATATTCGATGCCATTGTGGATGGTCTTGACGAAATGGCCCGCGCCGTTCTCGCCGAGCCAGGCGCAGCAATCCTCGCCCTTGAACTTGGCCGAGATCGAGGTCAGCACCTTTTCGACGCGCTTGTAGCTTTCCTCGGTGCCGCCGACCATGATCGAAGGACCGTGGCGCGCGCCCTCCTCGCCGCCGGAAACGCCCATGCCGATGAAGGTCAGGCCGGAATCCTTGAGGCTGTCGAAGCGGCGGATCGTATCGCGGAAATTCGCGTTGCCTGCGTCGATGATGATGTCACCGGCGGACAAATCCTTTTTGAGGCCCTCCATCACCTGATCGACCGGCGCGCCGGCCTGTACCATGATGATGACGGGACGCGGCGGACGAATCGAGGCTACGAATTCCTCCATCGTCTTGCAGGGAATGATGCGGTCGCGCAGGTCGCCGGCCTCGGCGTAGAATGTGTCGGTCTTGTCGGGGCTGCGGTTGAATACCGCGATGCGATTGCCCTTCTCTGCGATGTTGAGCGCGAGGTTCGAGCCCATCACGGCAAGCCCGATCAAACCGATTTCCGCCTGTTCCACGCGTCATCTCCCTAATCATTCAAGTTGCTGATTTTGGCCGGACTATAGGCGCGGCACGCGTGCCGAGGCAAGGCGTCATCGGGGATGTCGAAGGAGAAAATCAACGAATGACTGGATCGCTTTCTCCGCTTCTGGCGACACACGCTGGGATCGTTCGCGATAGAGGTGGCGTGCAACGAGACCTGAACCTATCTCCGCCGCTGACGTTGACTGGCAGCATTCATCGATAGATTGGGATCGCAGCCAGGGAGATCGATATGTCCACCATGCAAGCCCGCATCATCCACATCACCATTGACCGCGACTGGCACGACGTCGCGAAATACGTGCTCAATCCGGAGAATATGCCGCATTGGGCGGCAGGCCTTGGCGCGGGTCTGGACAAGCGCGGCGATCATTGGGTCGCCGATGGCGGGCCGCTGGGTGAAGTCCAGGTTCGCTTCGCGCCGGACAATGACTTGGGGGTCGCCGATCACGAAGTCACGCTGCCCGACGGCAAGAAGTTCCACAACGCGCTCCGCGTCGTACCGAACGGCGACGGCGCCGAAGTGATGTTCACCCTGCTACGGGCGCCCGGCATGTCGGATGCCGATTTCGAAAGTGACGCGGATCACATCGACAAAGATCTCAAGACGCTGAAATCGCTGATCGAAAAGGCGGCGTGAGACTCAGCCGAAGATGGACCACCCGGTGCGTCTGGCGAGGCTCTCCAGCGCCTTGGTCCCCGTCGCGGAATTGCCGTTAGCATTCAACCCCGGCGACCAGACGGCGATCGCAGCCTTGCCCGGCGCGATCGCCAGGATGCCGCCGCCCACGCCGCTCTTGCCCGGCAGGCCCACCCGGAAGGCGAAATCACCCGAGGCATCATAGTGCCCGCAGGTCAGCATCAGCGCATTGATGCGGCGCGCCCGCTCCCATGAGACGACGCTGCGCCCACCCTGCGTCAGCAGCCCGCGATTGGCGAGAAACAGCCCGGCTCTCGCGAGTTGCACGCAGTTCATCGACAGCGCACATTGGTGAAAATAGACGCCAAGCGTCTTCTCGACCGGATTATGGATATTGGAGAACGCGTGCATGTAATTGGCGAGCGCCGCATTGCGGAATCCGGTCTGCTGCTCGGATCGCGCCACTTCCGCATCGATGATGATCGAATCGTCGTCGGTCAGATAGCGCATGAAGCTCAATATCTCGCCCAGCGTCTCGCGCGGCTGGTGGCCGGAAAGCAGCGTATCGGCAACCACGATGGCGCCGGCATTGATGAAGGGATTGCGCGGTATGCCGTGCTCCTGCTCGAGCTGGACGATGGAATTGAACGGCGTGCCCGAGGGTTCGCGGCCCACCCGTTTCCACAGACCCTCGCCCACCCGGCCGAGCGCCAGGGTCAGCGTGAAGACTTTCGAGATGCTCTGGATCGAAAAGGCTTCCTCGGCGTCGCCCGTCACATGGATGTCACCATCCACCGTCACGACGGCCATGCCGAATTTCTTCGGATCGATCTTGGCGAGTGCGGGAATATAATTGGCGACCTTGCCCTCGCCGATATGGTCGGCGACATCGGCAAGCACATCCTTGAGAACGTCTTCCAGCTGCATTCCTGTTCCCCTGCCGGTCAGGCCTCCCCTTTACGGGTTAGCCTATTCCACGCAAGAGAAAAAGTGGCATTCGCCCTCAGCGAGTGATGATGACCTTGGTATTCCTCAGGCCATACTTTTGCGCAAGGCTGAAGAAGACCGCGGCATTGTTCGGATGCAGCCGGATGCAGCCATGCGAGGCCGGGCGGCCCAGACGCTTGAGGTCAAAGGTCGCATGCACGGCGTAGCCGCCCTTGAAGAAGATGGCATAGGGCATCGGCGCATTGTCGTATTTGCGCGAGCGGTGATGGCGCGACGCCCAATAGGCGCGATAGCTGCCGGTGGGCGTGACATAGCCGCGGCGCGCCGTGGAAATCTTCCACTTGTGCCTGACGAAGCCACCATCAGTCACGGTCATCGTCTGCGAAGAAAGCGAAATGCGGGCAGTAATGGTTCCAGCCTGTGCGCCGGAGAGAAAGCCGAATGCAAGCAAGGTCAAAACGACCGCAAGAAATCTATGCATGATGATCTTCCCTAATAGCTGTTTGCTCACAACAAACTCCGCCCCGAGAAGGCCTATTCTAGACACTTTTGTGCCACAATGGATTAAAGGGACTGGTTAACGGCGGGATAACGATCCGATAAGGTTAACTTAGAAACAGGCAACCGCCTGCAAGCACGGTTCCGCTCAAGCAGAATAGAGAGCGATCTCAAAGCACTAGAATGAAAAACAACGCCGTCATGGGCACGAGCACGGTAAATATGCTGCACGCCGCCCAGAAGACCTCGATCGCCGAATCTATGTCTGTCGGACCGATATTCTTGCGCCCGGCCGAGTTTTGCATCGGCTCCATCACCTCTTCGCCGGCATAGGTCCGGGGACCTGCGAGTGCGATGTCGAGCGAACCGGCCATTGCCGATTCCGGCCAGCCGGAATTAGGTGAGCGATGCAGGCCATGATCCCGCAAGGCCACGCTGATCGACTGCCGCGCTGACGGCTTGCCACGCCGGAACCACGTGCCGAGCGCGATCAACACGGCCGAAAGCCGGGCAGCCGGCCAATTGGCGATATCATCGAGCTTCGCCGATGCCCAGCCAAACTGCCGGTAGCGCGGCGTCATGTGGCCGATCATGGAATCGGCGGTATTCAGCATCTTGTAGGCAAAGAGGCCCGGCAGGCCGAACACGGCGTAGAACAGCGCAGGCGCCACGACGCCGTCGGAAAAGTTCTCGGCCAGGGTCTCTATCGCCGCCCGGCAAACGCCTGCACGATCCAGCGTATTGGGGTCGCGCCCGACCACCATGGAGACAGCCCTGCGCCCGCCGACAATGCCCTCCTTGCGCAACGCTTGCGCCACGGCACCGACATGGTCGACAAGGCTCTTCTGCGCCAGCAGCACGGCGACGACGATGATCTCGGCGACGACGCCGAAGAAGCTGGCATAGACGAACAACCGCGACATCAGCACGCCGGCCATCACGCTCGCGATCAGCAATGCCAGGATCGCCATGATGCCGTAGGCGCGCCGGTCGCGTTCGCTTAGGCCCCTATGATTGAACTGCCGCTCGCAGAAGCCCACGGCCCTGCCGAACAGGACGACGGGATGGGGAATGCGCGACCACGCACTTTCCGGATCACCCACCGCCCGATCCACGAGCAGGGCAAGAAACAGCACATAAAGTGTGTACATTCAATCTCTTATGGAGGCCAGCGCTTGCGCGAGCCGCCGATCCCCCTGTTCATCCGGCGCCAGTCCGATCCTAAGCCAGTCCCCGGCATAATCGAACTTCCGCACCAATATATGCAAGCGCGCCAGATGTTCAAATAGGTCTTGCGCGCGATTGTGGCGGACAAGCGCAAAGAGTTCCGTGCCGCCGACGGTTTCCAACTCTGCCGCATGAAGCACGGAGGCGAGCGCCGCCTGCCGTGCCTGGATATCCGAGAGGATCCTCTTCCGGTCGCCCCGCATCAGCTCATTTGCGAGATAGAGCGCCGGGCCGGACACCGCCCAAGGGCCGAGTTCGGCTTCGATGGTTTCCAGTGCCTCGGGAACCGCGAACACGAAGCCGAGCCGCAATCCGGCAAGCCCGAAGAACTTGCCGAACGACCGACTGACCGTGACGCCCCCCGTTTCCCCGGCGAGAGCAGCCAGCGACAATTCCGGCCGCGCATCGCCAAACGCCTCGTCGATATGCAGATGGCCGCCCTGCTTGCGCATCCGGGCCGCCAACCCGGTCAGTTCCCGCCGCAGGAACGTGCCGCCGGTGGGATTGTTGGGATTGACGATGACCAGAGCGCCATGATCGCCGGTCAATTCATCCAGCGAGCCGATTGCATCGACAGTCATACCGGCCCGGCGGAAGCAATGGGCATATTCGCCATAGGTCGGCGAGAGGATCGCGACGGGGCGATCAGCGGGTATGAGCTTGGGCAGGATCTGGATGAAAGACTGGGTGCCCGGGACTGGGAGAGGGAGGTTTCCAGAAACGTGGTTTTGCTCGGCATCACCCCCCTCTGCCCTGCCGGGCATCTCCCCCTCAAGGGGGGAGATTAGCAAGGGCGCCCCCGACGCGCCGATCCAGCCGAGGTCTGCGATATTTTCGACATTTGCTTCGGAGTGGTGTGCTTGCGTCTGGTCGATCTCCCCCCTTGAGGGGGAGATGTCCGGCAGGACAGAGGGGGGTGAGCCAGCAGCTGAAAGATACCAATCCCGCGCCGCCTCCCGCGCCGCCCGCTCCAGCGCCTTGTCCGGCAACCTGTTCCAAACCGCCTCCGGAATCTCCGGCAGCGCCACCATGTTGGGGTTGATCCCGGTCGAAAGATCCAGCCAGTCCTTCGGCTCGCCGCCATAACGCGCGCAAGCAGCGGTCAGACCGCCGCCATGGGTGATGCCAGCCATCAGGCGCCCGCCCCGGCGAGGTCGATCAGGTGCATGTAGGAACCCGACACATTTCCCCGCACCAGCCCCGCCAGTCCGACCGGTTCACCGGCGGCATCCACGGCATCGAAGAGCCGTTCGGCCTGACCTTCATGCACGACGGTGGAATAATGGAACTCGTGCGCCGAGAGCCGCGTACCCGCATAGGGTCCGGCGAGCGCCGTGACCTTGCGGTAGCCGAGATGCCGCTTGCGCGTGGCAAAGCTGGTGGTCAGCGGCAACAGCCCCAGCATCGGCCATTCCGTGCCTGACGCATCGACAAGCGCCTCACCCAGAGTCATGTAGCCGCCGCACTCACCATAGATCACCGCACCGGAGGCCGCGCGATCCAGCATCGATGCACGGAAAGTCTCCGCGGCACTCAGCCGGCCGGCATGCAGTTCCGGATAGCCGCCCGGCAGGAACACCGCATCAGCCGTTGCATCCGGACCTTCGTTGGCTAGAGGCGAGAAAAACGAGATCTCGGCACCCTCGGCCCGCCAGCCATCCAGGAGATGTGGATAGATGAAAGCAAAGGCTTGGTCGCGCGCGATCGCCACGTGGCGTCCTAGCGCCGGAACCGTGCAATCCGGCTTTTGCCCGGAGACTGCTTCGCGCGCAGCAAGCGCCGCCAGCGCATCGACGTCGCAAGTCGAGGTAACAACATCAGCTGCGTGGTTCATGAAGGCCTCGATGCCCTCGATCTCCTGCGCCAACACGAGCCCAAGATGCCGCTCGGGCAGGCCGAGCAGCTTGTCCTGGTAGATCACCCCGAGGATCGGCACGGCAAGACCAGCCAGCCCGGCACGCAGCATGGATTCGTGGCGCGCGCTGCCAACCTTGTTGAGGATGATCCCTGATATATGCAGGTCCGCATCATGCGAGATGAACCCGCGCACCATCGCACCCACCGAATGGGAAAGCCGGGCGCAATCAACCACCAGCACCACCGAGAGATCCAGCAGCTTGGCGAGGCTTGCCGGCGAGCCGGTATGATCGGCGGCGCCATCATAGAGACCCATCATCGCCTCGATGACAAGCGGCCCTTCGCCCGACGCCTGAAAACCCAGCAGCTCGGGCCGCATCGCCCAGGGATCATAGTTGAGGCAGGTCGCACCGCAGGCAATGGCGTGGAATGCCGGATCGATATAATCGGGCCCGGCCTTGCCCGGCGTCACGCCGATGCCCCGACGGCTCAATGCCCTGAGCAGCCCGAGCGTCACAGTCGTCTTGCCGGAACCGGAGGACGGAGCGGCGATCAGCAAGCCGTTCATGCCGGATCCCTGAGGCTCTCGGTGCCCATCGGGTCGCTCACCAATTGCTTGCCGCCGAGGGCGCCGAGCCAGTCGAGCCCATCACGCAAGCGCACCACCTCGCCGACGACGACGATTGCCGGCGGTTCGAGCTTGGCTGCCTCACAATCGGCGACCGCCGTTCCAAGCGTGCTTTCGAGCACAGTCTGCTTCGGCGTCGATGCATTGCAGACGAAGGCCACGGGCTCCTGCGGTGACCGTCCTGCCTCGATGAGATGCCGCGTGATCTCGCCGATATGCTTCATCGCCATATACATGACGATCACTGGCGAGCCCTTGGCGATCGATGGCCAGTCGATGCGGTCGGGCACGAGGCCCGAGGAATCATGCCCTGTCAGGAAGGTCACCACATGGGTGATCGCACGGTGGGTCACCGGAATGCCAGCATAGGAGAGTCCGCCAATGCCCGCGGTGACACCCGGCACGATGCGGAAGGCGATGCCGTGATTAACCAGCATCAGCGCTTCTTCGCCGCCACGCCCGAAGACGAATGGATCGCCGCCCTTGAGCCTGAGCACCCGCTTGCCCGCGCGCGCAAGCTCCACCAGCCTGAGAGAAATATCACGCTGCTTCGGCGACGGTTTGCCACCGCGCTTTCCCGCATATTCGAGCACGGCGCCCGGCCGCGCCAGCCTGAGGCAGCCTTCATCGACCAGCGCGTCATAGACCACATGATCCGCCTCGCGCAGCGCCTTGACGGCGAGCAGCGTCAGCAGCCCGGGATCACCCGGTCCGGCGCCGGTGAGCCACACAGTACCGGGCTCGAAGGCCGGCAGATCGGAAAAAAGCACGTCGTCCATCGTCATTTCCTATGCCGCGACAGGCATAAACGCAATCCGCCAATTCTTGCCGACGCTACGATGGACGGCAGGACGGCATGCGTCTGGAAACGTCAACGGTTTTGCTTCGTGCGCGACGCAATCGGAATCTGCGCATCAGTTCTCGCCGGTAAACCTTTGAATGGATTCGAAAAGCTCATCGTCGATATCACGAGCCTGATGAAACACCCTGATGATCGCAATTCCACCGTCCCATTCCATGTAGAAGATCACATGGCTCTGATAGAGCCGGCTGCGGATACCATCGCCGAGTTCCTGCCGAAGGCGTCCGAGGAGAGGCTTGGCTCCTGCCACGAGAAAGCTCGCATAAAAGCCTTCGATATATCGGTCCGCCTGGGCTTCACCCCACTCGCCGAGCGAATAGTCATAGATATCAACCAGATCCTCTTCAGCATCCAGCGAAAGGATATAGTTCACGCGCGCACCCTGCGCGCCATCGCCTTGGCCTTGATGTCCGCAGGCGTAGCGGTACTGATGCGACCATTCCGGATCGATTCGATGCCGCTCTCAATGTCCCGGCGAAGTGCCTCGAGCTTAAGGAAATGCTCCTGCTGACGGCGCAGCGCGTCGCGCACCACTTCACTGGCATTGTTGAAGTTGCCTGACGCGACCTGCTCGGAGACGTATTCTTCCCAGCTCTTTCCCAGCGAAACGTTCATGCCAGCCTCCAGAAGTTCTGAAGGCCAGCATAACAATAGATAGCAACTATTTCCACACCGATCCGTTCACTGCCGGACCAGCGTCTCCTCGACGAGCTTCATTGCGCCTGCTGCATCGACATCCGTGCAGACCAGTTGGCTTGGCAGGCCATCCCACTCGCTCTTGCCGAACGTCATGCCCTCAGGCTTCTGGACAGTCATGCCCTCGCCGATGCCCGTGGTCAGCACGCGCACCACGCCGGAGCGGGTGGTGAACAGTTCGCGAGCAACAAGGTAGACGCAGGCGCAGGTGTCGTGCACCACCATGCTGTCGCGCACCTGGCCCTTGTAGAAATCGATGTAGAATTGCGACAGCCGGTCGAGCAATTCGACGTCCTTGCCGCCTTTGCGCGCAAGCTCGGCCATGGTCTGGCGCGTCATCGTCGTCTTGAGCGTCACATCGAGGCCGACGACCACCACCTTCCAGGGCGCGATCATCACGGCATCGGCGGCTTCCGG
This genomic interval carries:
- a CDS encoding cobyrinate a,c-diamide synthase, yielding MNGLLIAAPSSGSGKTTVTLGLLRALSRRGIGVTPGKAGPDYIDPAFHAIACGATCLNYDPWAMRPELLGFQASGEGPLVIEAMMGLYDGAADHTGSPASLAKLLDLSVVLVVDCARLSHSVGAMVRGFISHDADLHISGIILNKVGSARHESMLRAGLAGLAVPILGVIYQDKLLGLPERHLGLVLAQEIEGIEAFMNHAADVVTSTCDVDALAALAAREAVSGQKPDCTVPALGRHVAIARDQAFAFIYPHLLDGWRAEGAEISFFSPLANEGPDATADAVFLPGGYPELHAGRLSAAETFRASMLDRAASGAVIYGECGGYMTLGEALVDASGTEWPMLGLLPLTTSFATRKRHLGYRKVTALAGPYAGTRLSAHEFHYSTVVHEGQAERLFDAVDAAGEPVGLAGLVRGNVSGSYMHLIDLAGAGA
- a CDS encoding type II toxin-antitoxin system RelE/ParE family toxin, which produces MNYILSLDAEEDLVDIYDYSLGEWGEAQADRYIEGFYASFLVAGAKPLLGRLRQELGDGIRSRLYQSHVIFYMEWDGGIAIIRVFHQARDIDDELFESIQRFTGEN
- a CDS encoding threonine-phosphate decarboxylase, which encodes MAGITHGGGLTAACARYGGEPKDWLDLSTGINPNMVALPEIPEAVWNRLPDKALERAAREAARDWYLSAAGSPPSVLPDISPSRGEIDQTQAHHSEANVENIADLGWIGASGAPLLISPLEGEMPGRAEGGDAEQNHVSGNLPLPVPGTQSFIQILPKLIPADRPVAILSPTYGEYAHCFRRAGMTVDAIGSLDELTGDHGALVIVNPNNPTGGTFLRRELTGLAARMRKQGGHLHIDEAFGDARPELSLAALAGETGGVTVSRSFGKFFGLAGLRLGFVFAVPEALETIEAELGPWAVSGPALYLANELMRGDRKRILSDIQARQAALASVLHAAELETVGGTELFALVRHNRAQDLFEHLARLHILVRKFDYAGDWLRIGLAPDEQGDRRLAQALASIRD
- a CDS encoding type II toxin-antitoxin system ParD family antitoxin, whose protein sequence is MNVSLGKSWEEYVSEQVASGNFNNASEVVRDALRRQQEHFLKLEALRRDIESGIESIRNGRISTATPADIKAKAMARRVRA
- a CDS encoding L,D-transpeptidase encodes the protein MHRFLAVVLTLLAFGFLSGAQAGTITARISLSSQTMTVTDGGFVRHKWKISTARRGYVTPTGSYRAYWASRHHRSRKYDNAPMPYAIFFKGGYAVHATFDLKRLGRPASHGCIRLHPNNAAVFFSLAQKYGLRNTKVIITR
- the cbiB gene encoding adenosylcobinamide-phosphate synthase CbiB; amino-acid sequence: MYTLYVLFLALLVDRAVGDPESAWSRIPHPVVLFGRAVGFCERQFNHRGLSERDRRAYGIMAILALLIASVMAGVLMSRLFVYASFFGVVAEIIVVAVLLAQKSLVDHVGAVAQALRKEGIVGGRRAVSMVVGRDPNTLDRAGVCRAAIETLAENFSDGVVAPALFYAVFGLPGLFAYKMLNTADSMIGHMTPRYRQFGWASAKLDDIANWPAARLSAVLIALGTWFRRGKPSARQSISVALRDHGLHRSPNSGWPESAMAGSLDIALAGPRTYAGEEVMEPMQNSAGRKNIGPTDIDSAIEVFWAACSIFTVLVPMTALFFILVL
- the cobA gene encoding uroporphyrinogen-III C-methyltransferase → MDDVLFSDLPAFEPGTVWLTGAGPGDPGLLTLLAVKALREADHVVYDALVDEGCLRLARPGAVLEYAGKRGGKPSPKQRDISLRLVELARAGKRVLRLKGGDPFVFGRGGEEALMLVNHGIAFRIVPGVTAGIGGLSYAGIPVTHRAITHVVTFLTGHDSSGLVPDRIDWPSIAKGSPVIVMYMAMKHIGEITRHLIEAGRSPQEPVAFVCNASTPKQTVLESTLGTAVADCEAAKLEPPAIVVVGEVVRLRDGLDWLGALGGKQLVSDPMGTESLRDPA
- a CDS encoding SRPBCC family protein, which gives rise to MSTMQARIIHITIDRDWHDVAKYVLNPENMPHWAAGLGAGLDKRGDHWVADGGPLGEVQVRFAPDNDLGVADHEVTLPDGKKFHNALRVVPNGDGAEVMFTLLRAPGMSDADFESDADHIDKDLKTLKSLIEKAA
- a CDS encoding glutaminase, which codes for MQLEDVLKDVLADVADHIGEGKVANYIPALAKIDPKKFGMAVVTVDGDIHVTGDAEEAFSIQSISKVFTLTLALGRVGEGLWKRVGREPSGTPFNSIVQLEQEHGIPRNPFINAGAIVVADTLLSGHQPRETLGEILSFMRYLTDDDSIIIDAEVARSEQQTGFRNAALANYMHAFSNIHNPVEKTLGVYFHQCALSMNCVQLARAGLFLANRGLLTQGGRSVVSWERARRINALMLTCGHYDASGDFAFRVGLPGKSGVGGGILAIAPGKAAIAVWSPGLNANGNSATGTKALESLARRTGWSIFG
- the gndA gene encoding NADP-dependent phosphogluconate dehydrogenase; the encoded protein is MEQAEIGLIGLAVMGSNLALNIAEKGNRIAVFNRSPDKTDTFYAEAGDLRDRIIPCKTMEEFVASIRPPRPVIIMVQAGAPVDQVMEGLKKDLSAGDIIIDAGNANFRDTIRRFDSLKDSGLTFIGMGVSGGEEGARHGPSIMVGGTEESYKRVEKVLTSISAKFKGEDCCAWLGENGAGHFVKTIHNGIEYADMQMIAEIYGILRDGLGLSAKECSDIFGKWNKGRLESYLIEISELVLSKNDPITGKPMVDMIVDKAGQKGTGKWSAIEAQNMGVPATGIEAAVAARSLSSFKKQREHAETVLGLPSAEQIKSIDRNQLIADLELALLAGKIGAYAQGFAVMSEASKEFGWSLPMPTIAQIWRAGCIIRSQFLDDITSAFRAMPDADNLVITPAFAALVKETDGALRRVVSTAALNGLAVPALASALGYFDSYRRGRGTANLIQAQRDFFGAHGFDRVDGVEKHHGPWGSGLADFA